A segment of the Apteryx mantelli isolate bAptMan1 chromosome 39, bAptMan1.hap1, whole genome shotgun sequence genome:
acgaggacgaggaggaggaagaggaggagaaagacgAAGCCGAAGATCTCCTGGGCCGCAGCTCCCGAGCGGCGCTGCTGACCGAGAGGACTCGGGTGCGGCTCCCTGCCTCCCAGctgcacccagcccctgcccgccGGGCACCGCGGGCCCCGGCGTGGTGCCGGCGCCACCTTCACGCCTCTCCTGCCCGCAGAACGAGCTGACGGCCGAGGAGAAGCGCCGGGCACACCAGAAGGAGTTGGCCATGCAGCTCAACGAGGAGGCCAGGCGGCGCCTGACGGAGCAGAAGGGCGAGCAGCAGATACAGAAGTGAGGCAGTCGCAGTGGGGGCGGGATGCTTGGGAGGGTCCCCGCAGCATCTTAGGCCTTCACTGCTTCCTCTTCTTCCACCTCCCCCCTCCGCCAGAGCCCGTAAGTCCAACATCTCCTACAAGAACCCATCGCTGATGCCCAAGGAGCCCCACATCCGGGAGATGAAGATCTACATCGACAAGAAGTACGAGACCGTCATCATGCCCGTGTTCGGCATCGCCACCCCCTTCCACATCGCCACCATCAAGGTACAGCCCCGGGCTCTTCCGCCCATTCCCGGCGGGATGGCGGCATCCCGTGTTCCCTCCGGCTGGTGGTTTTGGTGAGAGGTCTGCCCACCTCACCCTGGCTTCCTCCTCGCGGTGCAGAACATCAGCATGTCGGTGGAGGGAGACTACACCTACCTGCGCATCAACTTCTACTGCCCGGGCAGCGCCCTGGGCCGCAATGAGGGCAACATCTTCCCTAATCCCGAGGCCACTTTCGTCAAGGAGATGTGAGTGCCCTGCCGCTGTCCTCTCCGGGGACGCGGTGCTGGCGGAGCACACCGCCGCCCTCAACCGCGGCGCCCGCTGCCTCTCGCCCCCCCACCGCAGCACCTATCGCGCCTCCAACATGAAGACCCCCGGGGAGCAGACGGTGCCGGCCCTCAACCTGCAGAACGCCTTCCGCATCATCAAGGAGGTGCAGAAGCGCTACAAGACCCGCGAGGccgaggagaaggagaaggaggtgagGAGCAGCCGACGGGCTCCGCACTGGGTTGGAGGGCAGAGCCGCGGGTTCGACGAGGAGCTTCCTGGCgtgctctgtctcctcctcttctccagggcatCGTCAAGCAAGACTCGCTGGTGATCAACCTCAACCGTAGCAACCCCAAGCTGAAGGACTTGTACATCCGCCCCAACATCGCCCAGAAGAGGATGCAGGGCTCGCTGGAAGCCCACGTCAACGGTACGGGgaggcccggggtgggggggccggGACGGCGCGGCGAGTCTCCCTGCATCTCGCCGCTTCTCTCTGCGCGCCAGGTTTCCGCTTTACCTCAGTGCGTGGCGACAAGGTGGACATCCTCTACAACAACATCAAGCATGCCGTCTTCCAGCCTTGCGACGGCGAGATGATCATCGTCTTGCACTTCCACCTCAAGGTACATCCACTGCCGTTCCGGGCTCGGCGTTCCTCGGGGCAGAGCCCTCACACCCGCCCCCTTCCCCACCCAGAACGCCATCATGTTCGGGAAGAAGCGGCACACGGACGTGCAGTTCTACACAGAAGTGGGCGAGATCACCACCGACCTGGGCAAGCACCAGCACATGCACGACCGCGACGACCTTTATGCCGAACAGGTTGGGAGGGTGGCGCCGGGGGGGCGGATGGGGACACTCCCCATCCCCTGCCGCCGGAGCGGGGCCTGAGCTTCCTTCCTCCCGCCCCAGATGGAGCGGGAGATGCGCCACAAGCTGAAGACGGCCTTCAAGAACTTCATCGAGAAGGTGGAAGCTCTCACCAAGGAGGAGCTGGAGTTCGAGGTGCCCTTCCGGGAGCTGGGGTAAGCGATGgggtctcttccccccccccccccccccccaaactctgcGGCTGGGCCCCGGTGGCCGCCGTCGCGCTGACGCCCGTTGCCTCGACAGGTTCAACGGCGCCCCGTACCGCAGCACGTGCCTGCTGCAGCCCACCAGTAGCGCCCTGGTCAACTGCACCGAGTGGGTGAGCGTCGGGGTGGGATTGGGGAGGAGAAAACGGGCCGGGGGGGATGCTCCCGCCCCACTGACGTGCcccccccggcgcagccccccTTCGTGGTGACGCTGGATGAGGTGGAGCTGATCCACTTCGAGCGGGTGCAGTTCCACCTGAAGAACTTCGACATGGTCATCGTCTACAAGGACTACAGCAAGAAGGTCACCATGATCAACGCCATCCCTGTGGCCTCGCTCGACCCCATCAAAGAGTGGCTCAAGTGAGTGACCCCCCCCTGCCTTCATCTGCCCGCTCCCACCCTCCCGGCTTtctcaccctcctcttcctctccctggcaGCTCCTGCGACCTCAAGTACACGGAGGGCGTGCAGTCCCTCAACTGGACCAAAATCATGAAGACTATCGTGGACGACCCTGAAGGCTTCTTCGAGCAGGGCGGCTGGTCCTTCCTGGAGCCCGAGGGCGAGGTAGCAGCCGCGGGGTAGGGTGGGGGGGAACGCAGACGGAGCGGGGATCCTTGCTCCGGCTGGCGCCCGGAGTCCCCGGAAGGGACCGCAGCCGCCGCTCCCTCCGTTCCCAGGGCAGCGACGCCGAGGTGGGTGAATCCGAGTCAGAGATAGAGGACGAGACCTTTAACCCCTCCGAGGAGGActacgaggaagaggaggaagacagcGACGAGGATTACTCCTCCGAGGCTGAGGAGTCAGGTAGGGCGGCCGCCCCTTTCCCAACCCGGTGCACTGGTGCCTGGCTCTCTCCGGGCTGCACTGAGGCGCTGCTTCCCCTTCGCAGAGTATTCCAAGGAATCCCTGGGCAGCGAGGAGGAGAGCGGGAAGGACTGGGATGAGCTGGAGGAAGAAGCCAGGAAAGGTGAGCGCCCGCCTTGGGACCAGATCCGAATCCGGAGTGGCTCTGGAGCCGCTCCGCTGAACTGCCCCCTCCGCTCTCTCCTTGCCCACTGCAGCCGACCGGGAGAGCCAgtatgaggaggaggaggagcacagCCGCAGCCGGAAGAGGAAGGTGCCGGCGCACAGCTCTGGCCGCAGCGGACACGGCCGCAGCCCGGGCCGCAGCGCCGGCCCCCCCAAGAAGAAGAGGAAGTAGCGCTGGACTTGCCTCTCCTGGGGGGAGTGCCGGGTCCCATCCACGAACTGtcttttccctccccccttttttccctgttttttgttttgttttgtttccccctCCCTGTTTTTCgagggtttttgtttctttttctggccaTTTGTACGGACCAAGGAGCTGTGAGGatgcccagccctgccctcctccctcgcACTGAGCGAGAGAACCCCCACGGCTGCCGCCGGCCACGCGCTCCGTCCCCTCCCGCTCCTGGGAATGCCGCGGGCAGGAAGGGGCCAGGAAGgaccctctctctttttttttttattttttattcagctCTGTCCCGTATTTATCTCCGTTCCTCTGCCGGTGGGAGAGGCTCTTccgtggggggagaggaggggagcggCGGCTCCCGTGAGGGAGGAGCGGGGCAGgctcgctctcttttttttttttcgtagcCAGTAGCTCTTGGTATTTTCAAACTTTGGAAGAATCGCGACGTTAAATAaaaggggttgttttttttttttttgtaaacaggCGTCTCTTCCGGCTCCTCGCGCGTTTCACAGAGGGCCTCTGCCGCTTCCACACTGACCCAGAGCCGCCCCATGGCTGCGCCGGGCTGCAGCCTGCCCACGGGGAGGGGAGAaaatggggaggggaaaaaagagttttGGGCTGTGGCTGTGTGCCCTGCGTGGGGCAGCGCTTGCTCACCGTCCGGGTCGCGCTCCAGTGCATCGCGGCCCCTCCGCAGGGTCTCCTGTCGGGCCCGGAGGATGGCATCCTCCCTCGGATGGCATCCTCCCTCGGCTCACCACCGCAGGGATGCCGGATGCTCCCTGCTGGCCTGGCCCAGGGCGTGGGGATCACGGAGGCGGCACGAGGATCCTGGATGCCTCGTGGCAACCCCAGACGCATCACAGGGATCTCGGGCGCCTCTTGGGGATCCTGGGTGCATCATGAGGATCCTGGGTGCCTCATGGGGATCCCAGGTGTGCTATGAGGATCCCAGGTGCTTCCCAGCCATCCCAGACACATTGCAGGGATCCTGGATGCATCACAAGGATCCTGGGCACTTCCCAGCAATCCTGGACACATTGTGGGGATCCTGGGTGCCTCACAGGGATCCCAGATGGGTCACAAGGATCCTGAACACCTTGCAGGGATCATGGGCACGTCACGAGGATCCCGGGTGCCTCGTGGGAATCCTGGGCATGCCATGAGGATCTTGGGCGCTTCTCAGTGATCCCAGGCACATCACGGGAATCCTGGGTGCTTCCTGGTGATCCCAGACACATTGCAAGGATCCTGAGTGCCTCATGGGGATCCCGGATGCTTTGCAAGGATCTTGGGCACTTCCTGGCAATCCCGGACACATCACAGGGAGCCCTGTGGTCCCTGCCGCACGCTCACCTCCTCCTCCAAGCTGCATCTGGAGGCGTTGTGGCGCTCTGGTGGTGGCTGCAGCCTCGTCCAGTGCTCCAGCACTCCATGGCACTCTCCGCTCGGACCTGCATGTGGGGAGAGGACGCTGGCGGTCAGGCGTTGCTCCAGCTCCAGTAATCCTCCTTCAGCAGGTCTCGCTCCTGCTCCGGCTCCCCAATCCACTCCTGCAGGGAAGGGGCCGTGCGGGGCTGACCTGCCGCGGGCTCCATGTCCCTGaccagcagctctccagcagtGTCGTCCAGCAGCGGCCGTGGCATGGTCTGGCCTGCGAGTGGGGAGGCGACGGCGCAGCCAGGGGGGATTTTGCCTTCCAGTTAATCCACTGCCATCTGCCAGACGAAAAAAAGGATTTAGATGCGTAAATGCCTCAAAAATCCCCGCTGCCCTGGCCCTGCACCATGTCCTGCCTGGAGAGGAGAGAACATCCTGTGTAATCTGGCTGCCACTGGGCATTTAGGCCCCTTTCCGGCACTGCTTCCCTGTCCTGGCCCCCTGCCAAACCTCAGCATGATTTTGGGGCGCGAAACACCCCGTCGGGGCAGGAAGGCGCCTCGGTGGAAGGCTGGGCCGCCACGCGTACGTGAGCCGGCGCCAGAGGCTGTGGCGAGCGTGGTTTCGGCACGGCAGAAGGTGCGCGAGCTGGTGGCGTTATCGAGGACAGCGGGTGCCTCACCGAGCTGGGGATCCTCCAGGCAGCTCCGGATGCCCATTAAACCCTGCCTGGAGTCCAGCTTTGGGACTGAAATGCCAGCCAGCTCTGGAGATGGAGTGTGATTTTCCAGGTGAGGCTCTCGCTGCTTTAATGGCGCAGCTGCGGCGCCGCTTGGGATAAACGGTGCTGCGGTTGCCCCGTCCCGAAGTGCAGGGAATTTCTCCATCCCGAAATCAGGCAGGTTTCCCCGCTTTGTGCCCCCGTGGGGGAAAGCGGTTGGTGTGGCGGTTCACGTCTCAGAGCAGGGGCAGTTCATCCTCCCCGGCACAGCGAGGTGCagatggatttggggacaggCGTTAGGGGCGCGCGCTTTACTCCCACTTGCGTTTCGACCTGGGGAAGTGTGAATTGGGGAAGGAGGACCAGAACGAAAATTAGGATAAAACTACTATTTTACAGGAGTAACTCCCGTTACGAGCACGGGCTGGTGCTGCCCTAGCAGCAGACCAAATGGCAAGCAGGAAGGGCCAGTCCTTCCCAAAAGCTCAGTATTTTTGTGGCTGATGCTAGCAACGAAACAAGCAGCCTGCCGAGACCTCAATAATTCTCTGCCTGAATGAGTCACGGCAAACTTTGATGTGGCGCTGACAGATCGAGAGACTCACAGCTGATGCGGCCGGGGTGAAGAACAGCTACACATTCATTTCTGTGCTGAAACACGGAGTGAAATTTGGCATTTCCCCCCCTGCCAGAGCACTCAGCTGTGCTCTGCCTTAGCTTAGTGCTCGCCCCAGCGCCATGAGGCGCCTTTCCTCTGCGGCCCGGGCTCATTTTGTCGCGTGGTGTTTCCGAGCGCTCATCTCTGTTCGAGGCCGCAAGCCACGGCAAAGCCCAGTTCCCACCAGCCCATGCAGCGAGCGGCGCTTCGTGCCGTGGGGTTTCGAGGCGTCTGCTGCGAGTGCACGTCCTGTGCAGGTCACCGCAGCTTTTCAACTGCAGCTTTGGGGACAGACGTCTCTGTCCTGAAGAGAACAGGAGCGAGCGGCCGCTCCTGGAGGGGAGCGGGGACAAAGGGTAAATTAtccggtgcgccgataccgggaATGCCGCTGGAACTGCGTTTTGTCCTCTCTTGTGCAGGAGGAGCAGGCGTAGGTTTGCCGGCGAGCCCCAGGAGTGCAGCTTCCTCCTTCGCGGCCATGCAAGGAGCTGGCATGGAGAACTTCTCCCAGTGGCATGTGCCCTTTAACACCACCAAGTATTTTCTCGTCCCTGTCTACGGCCTCGCGCTGGCGGCTGGGCTGCCCCTGAATGGCCTGGCCCTCTGGGCCCTTTTGTCCCAGGCCAACGCATCGGTGCTCGTCGCCTACCTGCTGAATGTGGTGGCGGCcaacctgctgcagctcctgacgCTGCCCTTCTGGATCCACTACAGCCGCCAGGACCACGCttggccctggggcagcagcgCCTGCAGAGTCGTGGGCCTGGCCTTTGTCACGGCCCTCTACGCCAAGAACGGCTTTCTCTGCCTCATTGCCGTGGAGCGCTACCTGGGGCTGGTCCACCCGCTGCGCTTCCGCGGGCTGCAGACGACACGCAGCGCAGCCGCGGTGAGTGTGGCCTCCTGGGCGCTGGTGGTCACCCTCTGCCTCGTGGGCGGCCTGCTCCAGCCGGAGAAGGAGCTGAGGCCTCACCTTTGCTACGAGCAGCTGTGCCCGAGCGAAAAGGGCTACGCCTCATTCAGGGTGGCCGTCGTCATCCTCACCTTCTTTCTGCCCTGCTTCTTCATGACCTTCTTCTACCTCCGCGGCCTTGGGAAGCTCAAGGAGGCGACCAGCCTGGATGGGAAAGCCAAGAGGAAGATCGCCCGGTTCATTGCTTGCATGATCACTGccttctacctgctccaggtcCCTTACCAGGCCACCTCCTACTCCAAGTTTGTggcgcagctgctgctggagaacaGCTGCCCCTTTGAGGGGCGCCTCTTCCTCTACGACCGCCTGGCGCTGTGCCTCACCACCCTCAGCGACGTGGCCGACCCCCTCCTCTACATCCTGCTCCTCAAGGACGTGCGGGAGGCGCTGGCAAAGCGCCTGGTGTGCCGGGGCGGTGCGCTGGAGACAGGGGGGGCCCAGCCGGACCGCGCGACAGCATGCACCGCGGTGTGACAACCCCGCTTCTTCCCGCCGCCTCCGCCTCTGGAAGAGCATCGGGGAGGGAGAAAGCCCTGGGATCGGGGCTGGCGCCCAGGGACCAGGCCCCATGCCCCACgatggtggggggggggcttCAAATGTGGCTCCTCTTTCAGGGTCCTTCCCTGCTTTGCtgtcattaaatattttttttttaatcaaaatcccccccccccccaaaaatctgCCATTTCCGCCTCTGGAAGAGCAtccaggagggagagagggggccccccccccctcaccccctggATGGGGGCAGGCGCTGAGGGACCAGGCCtcgtgatgggggggggggggctcgaaTGCATCCCATCTTTTGGGGCTGTTCCCCACTTTTCTTCGCTGTCAttaaacgattttttttttttaatgaaaatctcCCCCCAAAACCTCATTGTTTCCTGCCTCTGGGGGTGCCCGCGGCCTCGGCCCCCCCCGCCCAGCCCTCACACCTCCACCGCAGCCACCGCCTGTCAGGATAGCCCCGCCCCCACCCTCCCGGTAACGGTTCCCGAGCTTTCAAACCGGCCTATCAGCGTGCAGCATGGGGAGGGGGAGATTGACAGGAGAATGGAATAATCCCGTGCTTTCGCCGCGGCCGCTGCAGCCAATCGCCGCCTAGGATCACGCCTAAGCTCCCGCCCCTCCCTCTCCTCGCTCTACGTCATCTTCCCCTGGCCAATAGGAAAATGCCGGCGCCGAAAGGGGGGGCGTGGGAGTACACCGCGCACGCGCAGAGCAGCTCGGTTACAGCGCTCGGGCTGTGCCCTCCCGTTTGTGGCAGCCCCGCCCAGGAGCGGGGACCGAAAGCATCGCTCCCACGCTTATAGgcgaaaaaggggaaaagaacagCAGTCTCGACCAGTCAAAACCGGGATCCGCCCCGTGTCTTGGAGTGGCACGCAGGGCAGCCCATCGCATGCGCTCTTCCCCCTCCCGCGCGGCTGAGCGTTGGTCCGCCCTCTGCTCGCTCTCACTGGTTGATCCTTGGACGGACGCCCTCTTCAGCGAATCGCGGCGCGAAAGGCcgtctcccccctctccccctccgtCCAACGGCGGCGTGGGGGGCTGGGCTCGCTTTCGTCCGGGCCGAGCAGCGCAGAGGGCGGCGTGGGCGCCATTTTGTGAGCAGCCTCGAgcggggaggcggcagcggcgaCAAGGGGGACAGCGCGCGGGCGAGCGACTCGGAGCCGAGCGGTGAGTGCGCCGTTTctctgctcccggggctgggccGCAGGAGGggagacggcggcggcggctcagtGATGGCGTCACATCGCCCCTTCTTCATCGCAGCGGGAGCTAGCcgcgtcccccccctcccccccgcttctcccGGGGCGGTCTGCGGCGTGTCTCTACCCCGCCGCGGCGATGCCGTGCCGAGAAGGTTAACGGCTGccttgggggggggcggggggtgatGGCGGCGCGTCCTGCAGCGCCgtagggtgtgtgtggggggggaaatggggagcCGTTGGCCGGGCGAGACCACGGCAGAGCCGCGGCGGGGGGACGGAGCGGCGCCTCCTTGTGGGCGATACCACTCTGCGcgggagcggggtggggggggcactgCGCTGCGTAAACAGCCCTGGTAGGAAGAGACCAACGCCGGGCTGCGGGGGGCGTGGCCAGCCCGCGGAGCAGGGGCCAGCCCGGGGGCGTGGCCAGCCTGGAGGGCGTGGTCAACCCGTGGAGCAGGCACAAGTCCGGAGGGGGGAAGGGGCGTGGCCACACCGGCGAGTGGGGGCCTGGACTGGGGAGCAGGTGCCAGCCTGGGGGGCGTGGCCATCCTAGGGGCGTGGCCAGACCGGGGAGCAATGTCCCCCCAGAGGGGGGAATGGGGGCGTGGCCAGCCCAGAGGGTGTGGCCAGCCTGATGAGTGGGGCCTGGCCtgctggggggggacacgggagggCGTGGCCAGCCCCCACGTGGCGCTGGCTCCCTCGAAGCCGGAGGGGAAGTAACCAGGATGTGTCACTGCTCGAGCTGTTGGGTGGAAAACAGGCTGCTTTGGGGGCTGAATTATCATTCCCCCCCCCTAAACCGCCCCCACCCTCTTCTGCACTTCCTCTTGCCTTCCTGTCTCTCGAGCTGCAGCCTGAGGCAGCCACCGCCTGTCGTATCCCCTTTTCCGGGCCAGATCATACGAGAGCAGGTGTGTGTAGCACTGTATTTCTCTTCCAGGCTAAAGGCTCCTCTctgccatcatcatcatcatcacgaTACTCACCAGCTTTTCTGGTTCCTTCTGAGAGTGTAACttcatccccccccccttccccctctcaTTGTTTTGCTGGTAATAACCTGCTTCTGCAGAAtctagcagggaaaaaaaaacccaaacagacgATAACTCCCTTCCGGCCTCTGTCGTGACTCAGATCCCCAAGGTTGCTTGAGCTCCAGTGACCTGGCTTGTAGATCCCTCTTCGCCTCCTCTTTCAGGACCCGACCTGTCGTGTGCTCACTTGGTTCTCCCGTCTCCTCCTCGCCTCAGGGTTACGCGTGCGAGCGCGATGCATCGCCCCGTCCGAACCCGCCCTCCGCCACAAGCTCACAGGTGTCTGACACCCCAGCTGCTTCCTTGGAGATGGGAGAAGCAGAGAAGGGATTAGAGCAGAGGCGATTTTAAGCGTGTTAGCGGGAAGCCGAGACAGCTGTGAGCTTGGGGCCTTGGGGAGGCCGGCCGATCTCTCTTGGGGGGAGCGGGAGAGGCATGCAGCGTTTCTGAGGAACCCTGACTCAATCTGTCCCTTCTCCTTTCACAGGGCAGCGAGGCGAAACCCCATCCCTCCTCACTGGAGCTCAGCTTCGTATTaacccccctccccacacacgcACACCTCCCGATTTTATAGAGCCATTTTAACGGTGCCCCCCCGTGGCCTCTCGCTCCCTGCGCCAAACCGGAGCTGGATTTAAGATGTAATTTtgaaagtcaacctgtatttttttTGCAGCAGCTGGGTTAGAGGAGGAGCCTTTTAGCCCCTCATGAGCTGACCTCTCTCGGGTATTTTTAGAGTGAAGTGATGGTGTGCAAAGGGCTTTGATGGTCTCCTACCGAGAGCTCTCCCCACGCGGTGCTCTGGCAACCGCGGCTGGAacagagcgcgagagagagggagaggacagAAATGATCATTGCTGACTTGACCTTTCGGCACCTCCCGTTTTTCTAATCTgggctatttttatttttgtttttttacagcgAGATTTTTTTGATCTTCAGCTACAGTAAGTTActcaaaatttttttcatttttcctgcctttccactgatttcctttttattgttgttgctaGTTACTATTACTATTATACTACTATATTGCTGATGACTTTACTATGATGATATGTTGCTGATGGTGATGATAATGACACTGCTGATTTTTAACCGGATGAAATCGAGTTTTTCTGAGTGTTCCTGACTGAGCTGGGTTTTTACCCTTTGTGAGACACAGCgaggtttttaaaatttttaagtgGATTGATCGCGCTaactctttttccccccccccccgactgctGAGAGTGGGACCGGTTTCTCCTGAACTGTTTTAGAGCGTCTCTggaagtctgtatttttttttatttttttattttttttatttttttatttttttaatttttaatctttcGTTTGTGCCATTTTTAAACTGTTGCTGCCATATGATGTCTGTGGTGCTGGTCGCCTGCGGGGGCGACGGCCCTTCCCCAAacggccccctcctcctcctcctcctgtcccccccctttttcccctcctccccttcccccaaacCCCTCATCCCGCTCTCTTCCTCTACGCCGTCCCTCCCTCAAAACGACCCACTGCCGCGCCGCGGACGCCCTGGAGCGACGGCAGCCACCCGGAGCCACCTGCAGAGCAGATAAACCCCTCCCGGGCCACGGTAAGAGGTGTGAGGGCCAGGCGGTTTCCTCGCGAGCTTCGGCAGCCAGAGCCAAAGGTCCTGGCACGGAAGAAGCGCCGCCGCGGGGACTCGCTCCGCGCCAGAGGCCTGACGCGGGTCCCGCGGGGGATCCCGGCCGTCTGCCCGCCTCTGCTCCCAAATGAGGGATCGAAAGCCCGCGGCATCGCCGGAAGAGCCACAGTTTGCCTGTGCAAAGGCAGGAAGAGGTCGCGAAAATGCCTTCCTCCGCCGGTGCGGAGCCTCGAAGGCCTCACAAACGGCCCGCGGGATGGTGCGTGCATTCTGCAGTCCCTTGGATGCCTTTCGGGATCTGCCCTGGAGCAAAGCCGCCGACAGCGCTCGGAGCGGGTTGTTCCCGGCTGGTCTTTCTTGGAAAGCGCTTGGAAAAACCTCCGCGGAAACCCGATGTGGAGAAACCCTCGGGGATGGGGCCAAACCGCCCTTGGCTTTGTCCAGCGACGTTAACGAGTGACAACTGGGCACCGTTCGGCGCCGACCGCGTCCGAAGCCGTTCCCAGCTTAAGGCGCTCGATTTACGGGCTTCACAGAAGAAATCAGTGCCCACGTGGCTGTCCGGACTGAACGCCGCCCCGCGGCCAGAGGCAGAGAGCCCGGCATCGGTCCGCGGAGGCTCGAGTTAACACTGGTGCCGTTGGGGGGGAACGGTGGCGCGTGGGAGGCCGAGACTAACCAGGAGCAGGTTGTTTCTCCTCGGCCGCATTGGAGGCAGAGCGGCGCCACATTCTGCGGCAGAGCTGGGTGCTGGAGAAAAGACCTGGCTACAGGGCTACTGCAGGCGATTTGGgtgttttttattaattttggggtggggctgctgcttttctgacTGTGTCCACCTCCCTTGGCAGGTCCTCGCCGCCCGTGAGCCATGGCCAGCAACGTCACCAACAAGACCGACCCGCGCTCCATGAACTCGCGCGTCTTCATCGGCAACCTCAACACGCTGGTGGTGAAGAAGAGCGACGTGGAGGCCATCTTCTCCAAGTACGGCAAGATCGTGGGCTGCTCCGTGCACAAGGGCTTCGCCTTCGTGCAGTACGTCAACGAGCGAAACGCCCGCGCCGCCGTGGCGGGCGAGGACGGCAGGATGATCGCGGGCCAGGTCCTAGGTGAGCCGCGTCCCCGGCACTGCCTCGGTGGGGACGGGCAGCAGCGCGCGAGCGGCCTCGGCGCCTGGAACCCGCCTGGGCGCCCTGCGCCGAGGGGTTTAGCGCCAGCCTGATCCGGGGGGAATTCGACGGGAGCCAGGTGAGTTTGGAAAAGCTCGCGGGCTCGCGCCTTTGACCACTGACTCCCGTCGGCTGCTAGCCGCTTCATTTTGGGCGATTTTCAGCGTGATCGCCTCCACTCGAAGCTGCGGACCCTGTGGGCAGCAGAAAACGCCTCTGGAACCGCTTCAGCTCTGACGCCGGCACCGCTCTCCCGCTCCTCGGCAGGTAAGTGCGGGCTTCGGCGCTCAGCGGAGCTGTGTTTCTCGCTCAGATATTAACCTGGCGGCCGAGCCGAAGGTGAACCGGGGCAAGGCCGGTGTCAAGCGGTCGGCGGCGGAGATGTACGGGTCAGTAGCTGCGCCACCTTCTCCGTCCCCTCTAGTCAGGTCGGgacccttctttttttctatttcgcCTTCTGggcgtttgtttttttttttttccccccttcccttccctcccggAGGT
Coding sequences within it:
- the LOC106498860 gene encoding G-protein coupled receptor 4-like, translated to MECDFPGGAGVGLPASPRSAASSFAAMQGAGMENFSQWHVPFNTTKYFLVPVYGLALAAGLPLNGLALWALLSQANASVLVAYLLNVVAANLLQLLTLPFWIHYSRQDHAWPWGSSACRVVGLAFVTALYAKNGFLCLIAVERYLGLVHPLRFRGLQTTRSAAAVSVASWALVVTLCLVGGLLQPEKELRPHLCYEQLCPSEKGYASFRVAVVILTFFLPCFFMTFFYLRGLGKLKEATSLDGKAKRKIARFIACMITAFYLLQVPYQATSYSKFVAQLLLENSCPFEGRLFLYDRLALCLTTLSDVADPLLYILLLKDVREALAKRLVCRGGALETGGAQPDRATACTAV
- the SUPT16H gene encoding FACT complex subunit SPT16; translated protein: MALSLDREAYYRRVKRLYGNWQKGEDEYANVDAIVVSVGVDEEIVYAKSTALQTWLFGYELTDTIMVFCEDKILFMASKKKVEFLKQVANSKGSENANGLPAITLLVREKNESNKANFEKMIEALKASKNGKRIGVFSKDKFPGEFMKSWNDCLSKEGFEKVDISAVVAYTIAVKEDGELNLMRKAAAITSEVFNKFFKERVMEIVDADEKVRHSKLAESVEKAIEEKKYLSGADPSTVEMCYPPIIQSGGNYNLKFSVVSDKNHMHFGAITCAMGIRYKSYCSNLVRTLMVDPPQDMQDNYTFLLQLQDEMLKEMRHGAKLCDIYAAVMDVVKKQKPELLSKITKNLGFAMGIEFREGSLVINSKNQHRLKKGMVFSVNIGFSDLTNKEGKKPEERTYAMFVGDTVLVDEDGPATILTAVKKKVKNVGIFLKNEDEEEEEEEKDEAEDLLGRSSRAALLTERTRNELTAEEKRRAHQKELAMQLNEEARRRLTEQKGEQQIQKARKSNISYKNPSLMPKEPHIREMKIYIDKKYETVIMPVFGIATPFHIATIKNISMSVEGDYTYLRINFYCPGSALGRNEGNIFPNPEATFVKEITYRASNMKTPGEQTVPALNLQNAFRIIKEVQKRYKTREAEEKEKEGIVKQDSLVINLNRSNPKLKDLYIRPNIAQKRMQGSLEAHVNGFRFTSVRGDKVDILYNNIKHAVFQPCDGEMIIVLHFHLKNAIMFGKKRHTDVQFYTEVGEITTDLGKHQHMHDRDDLYAEQMEREMRHKLKTAFKNFIEKVEALTKEELEFEVPFRELGFNGAPYRSTCLLQPTSSALVNCTEWPPFVVTLDEVELIHFERVQFHLKNFDMVIVYKDYSKKVTMINAIPVASLDPIKEWLNSCDLKYTEGVQSLNWTKIMKTIVDDPEGFFEQGGWSFLEPEGEGSDAEVGESESEIEDETFNPSEEDYEEEEEDSDEDYSSEAEESEYSKESLGSEEESGKDWDELEEEARKADRESQYEEEEEHSRSRKRKVPAHSSGRSGHGRSPGRSAGPPKKKRK